Below is a window of Candidatus Hydrogenedentota bacterium DNA.
TTTTCGTTTATGGCCGTCCATCAGTGCCGGACGGCAGGGAGCGTTCATGGAAACAGAAACAGACAAGTCAGTCGGGCTGGTCCAAACTCGGCACATGACCTTTGCCGAACCGCCCGATGAGCTTATCCTTGAAAGCGGCGCGCGGCTGGGCCCCATCACCGTGGCCTATGAAACCTATGGGACGCTGAACGCGCAACGCACGAACGCGGTGCTCATCTGCCATGCCCTTTCAGGCGACGCCCACGTGGCGGGCTATCACTCGGAGGACGACCCCAAGCCGGGCTGGTGGGACAACATGGTGGGGCCGGGCAAGGGCATAGACACGGACCGGTATTTCGTCATCTGCTCGAACATTCTGGGCGGATGCAAGGGGACCACCGGCCCCGGCAGCGTCAATCCGGCCACCGGCCGGCCCTACGGCCTGTCGTTCCCGGTCATCACCGTGGGGGACATGGTCAGCGTGCAGCGCGAACTGGTTCTGCGCCTGGGCATTGACAGCCTGCTCTGCGTCGTGGGCGGTTCACTGGGCGGGATGCAGGCGCTGGAATGGGCCACCCGCCACGCGGACATGTGCCGAAGCGTGATGCTCATCGCCACCACCCACCTGACGGGCGCGCAGCAAATCGCGTTTGACGCGGTGGGCCGCAGCGCCATCCAGGCGGATCCCGGCTTCGAGGAGGGCGCCTACCCGCCCAGCGCCGGACCGCGCAAGGGGCTGGCCATCGCGCGGATGATGGCGCACATCACCTACCTCTCCGACTTGTCCATGAACCGGAAATTCGGGCGCACCCTCCGGAACGCCGAGCGCTTCGGGTTCAGCATGGAGAGTGAGTTCAATGTCGAGACCTACCTGGATTACCAGGGTGAGCGCTTCGTGAACCGCTTCGACGCGAACACCTACCTGTACACCACCAAGGCCATGGACTATTTTGACATCTCCGCAGGCTTCAGCTCGCTGGACGAGTCCCTGGCCCGGGCCAAAGCGCGCGCGCTTGTCATCTCCTTCACCTCGGACTGGCTTTTCCCGCCCTACCAGTCGCGTGAAATGGTTTACGCCCTTGCGCGCGCGGGCAGGGACGTTTCCTTCTGCAACGTGCAGAGCGACTACGGGCACGACGCCTTTCTGCTGGAGGTGGAGACCATCTCCCGGCTCGCGGCAGGTTTTCTGGACAACGCCATGCACCCGGAGCGCGTCTGCACCAACTGCCACCGGCCCTGCACGCGCGAAAAGGAGGGCAACGGCGGGCTGAACATCTTTGACGCACAGCACCGGGTGGACCACGACATGATCGTGGACCTGGTACGGGAGAACAGCCGCGTTCTTGACATCGGCTGCGGTTCGGGACAGTTGCTGTGCCAGCTCATGCGCAAAAAAAATGTCCGCGCCTGCGGGCTTGAGGTGGACGAGGAGGAGGTGGTGCGCTGTGTCGAGAGCGGCATCACCATCATCCAGGGGGATGTCGAAAACGGGCTGGCGCCCCTGCCCGACGACTCTTTTGACTATGTCGTCCTGAGCATGACCCTCCAGGTGCTCGAGCGCCCCGCCGAGGCCCTCCAGGAAATGCTCCGCGTGGGGCGCCAGTGCATCGTGAGCTTCCCCAATTTCGGGTACTGGCGCGCGCGCTGCAAGACTTTCTTCACCGGGCAAACTCCTGTAACCCCCCTGCTGCCCTACCAGTGGTACGACACCCCCAACCGGCATGTGGTCACCATCAACGACTTCCGGGAGTTCTGCCAGAAAATGGGCATCCGGATTGACCGGGAGATGGCCCTCAGCGGCGACGGCACGGTCACCTTCATGCCCAACCTCCGCGCCGATGAGGCGTTGTACGTCCTCAGCAAAAAGCGCTGAAAGAAGAGTGTGTTGCCTTTTGGCTATAATCGGTCTATAATGGATAGAAAGGCGGTTTGAGCCATGTCCATTTTGGAGAAAACACAATGACTAAAAAAGAACTTAAGAAAAACAGCGAGGAAATGAAGCGTCTCCGGCTGAAAGTATGCGCATCCAAAGAATCAGCCCGAGATTTCCTCGTCAAGGCCGGCATCTGCACCAAGTCCGGCAGACTGGCCAAAGCCTATCGCTGATCTCCCATGTACACAAGTCCGGTCTCAATCACACTGGGTTTTCACGGATGTGACAGGAACATAGGGGAACGACTTCTCGCCGGGGATTTGCCCCATCTGCGCAAAAGCCAAAATGACTACGACTGGCTTGGACATGGTGTCTATTTTTGGGAAAATGATCCCCAGCGGGCATTGACTTTTGCGGCAGAACAAGCAGAACGCCCCCGCCCAGGCAAAGAACCCATATCGGAGCCTTTTGTGGTGGGTGCCATTATTGATGCCGGTCACTGCCTTAATCTTGTCGAATCTGCTTCACTGGCTGTTCTTCAGGATGCATATGAATTGTTGTGCGAAACCCACAAGAAAGCCGACTTATTTCCCGAAAATCATACAGACCCAAACACCGGGGAACTTTTGCGGAGAAACCTAGACTGCGCGGTGATTGAGGCATTACATGCATCAAACATCATACGGGGGCTGGCTGGCTTTGACACGGTCCGCGGGGTCTTTATGGAAGGCCCTGAGCTTTATCCGAACTCAGGTTTCCGGGAAAAGAATCATATCCAGATTTGTGTCCGCAATACCCTGTGCATAAAGGGATACTTTCGGCTGCTCAAAGAAGAGTAAGACCCCTGTCATTGCCGCCGCAAACGGATTGCTTTGCCCCCCCCCAAAAAAAAGCCACACAACGGCTCTGAATCCAAAACCGGCCGGAACGCCGATATCAGGCGCTCCGGCCGGTTTTTTAGAAAATTTCAGTCCCGTGTCAGTCCGACTGGTGGCTCTTTCTGTAGAAATGCCCCGCCGCCACGAGCACCGTGAAGACGGCGATGATGCCGATGGTCCAGTTCATGCCGACCTTGCCGTAGATGCCCCAGAGTCCGCCGAAGAAGGAGCAGAATACGGCGATGGACATGAGCACATTCCACAGGACGCGCTTTCCGCCCGTGGGCATGGCGTCTTTCAGCACCTTTTTCTGGTTCATGAGAAGGAAAAAGGACACATAGGCCAGGGGCAGCAGGGTCATGCAGAAGATGGAGGTCGGCGTGGCGACGGCCATGAGCGCGCCGTCCCAGGCAAGCATGACAAAGAGGGAGACGGAGGTCATGGCGCCGCCGATAAACTGGGGCCAGCCTTTGGCGGGCCGGTTCAGGAGCTCGCAGAAGCACAGGCTGTTGATAATCATCAGCATGGTGGCGGCGGAAAGGCCCATGCCCAGAATGCCAATGCCGAAGACATAGCGGGCGATGGTCGGCCCCGCAAGGGGTTCAAGGGAGGCGGCCAACTGGGGCGCGTCGCGGCGGACCAGCATGGCGGCCATGAGCTTTTCGGACTCGGGCAGGGCAAGACTGCGCGCCTCGATTTCGGCGGGGGCGAGGTCCGCCCCGGCCTCGGACTTCACGCGGGCCGCCAGCAGTCCGTTGTAGCCCTTGACAAGGCTTTCGTCCACTTTTATGGTGTTGCCCTGGGCGTCCACGGTGCTGACCAGTCCGGCCTGGGGCTTGGCGTGAAGCTGGGCGCCCGCCGCGATGACCACGCAGGAGGTGGCGATCATGAAGGGGATGAACAGGCCCGTGGAAAGGTCAAAAATGGCGAGACCGCGGAAATCGCGGTCCCACCCCTTGCGCAGCATGGAGTAGGGGAAGAGGAAGGTCATGTTGATGCCCACGGCGGTGGCGAAGGCTGAAATGATGAAGTCCCGCTGGTCGCTGAGGATTTTAGTGGTCCAGAAGGGGCGGAACTGCTCGGGCACATCGGCCAGGAAAGGCAGGAACTTGGGGCCCGGCTCGAACATCATGTTGAACCGGGGGATGAACCCGCCGACATACTCGCGCCAGTCCGCAAGGCCGTTTTTGGTGATGACGAAAACCACGCCGAAGAAGCAGAGGACGGTCAGGGCGACCATGCATTTGATGATGGTCTCGAAAATCTTCATGCCCTTGCCGCCGGAGGAGTACAGGCTCAAGAAGAGAATGTTCACGGCGAGAATGCACAACGCGGCAACAAGGCGGCCATTCGCGCCTAAGGGGCCCGCCGTGCCGAGAATCTGGGGGAAGAGCATTTTGGTGAGGGAGGCCAGGCCCAGGGCGAACTGTGGCATGGACCAGACGATGTTGGCGGCCATGGAGGCAAGCAGCCAGCCCCAGCCCAGCACGGGGTTGATGTGCTTGTTGATGGCGCGGAGGGGACGCTCACCCGTGGAGAGGGTGAAGTAGGAAATGGCGCTGAGCATCACAATGCCCACGGCCATGGCCAGCGGTTGAAGCCAGAGGAAGGTGAACCCCGTAAGCACGGCCAGATAGAGGCTGTTTGACAGGGTGCCGCCGCCCAGGGTGATGGCGCTCTGGAGCCATCCTGGACCGGAAAGCCGGACAAAGACCCCGAAAAGGGGGCCCTTGCCCCGCGCGCGGGCGTCATTGATCAACTGCCGGTCCCGTTCAATGCGGGTGTTCACGGAAATGTTGAGGTCTTTGCGTTCGGTTGTCTCGGCCATGATGGGAAAACTCCTTGACTCGTTTTGGCGCCCAAGCTATGGTCGTGCGGGTGAAAAAGGGGCGGCAGGCGCCCAAAGAACGCGGGCATTATGGGGACAAAGGACATTCCCACGCAAATTTGGCCACAGGCAAGGTAAAGGGTTACTCCGACAACGCCCCGACGTGGGCAACAGACGAAGTGCCCAGGGCCTCCAGATGATACCCCCCTTCGAGGAAGGAGACGACTTTGCCGCGCGCGATGTCACGGACCAGGCGGGTCATCTCGCCAAAATGGGCCGCCTCCAGCAACTGGTTTCCCAGAGGGTCCAGACGGTGGGCGTCGAATCCGGCGGAAATCAGGAGGAAGTCGGGGGCAAACAACTGCAATTGGGGCACCACCACGCCCTTGACCGTGTTTATCCACTGGTCGGGGCTGCACCCGGGAGGCATCTGGAAGTTCAGGGTGGTGTTGTCTTTTCCCCGTTCATAGGGGAATCCGGTGCCGGGAAACTGGGGATACTCGTGAAGACTGACGAA
It encodes the following:
- a CDS encoding homoserine O-acetyltransferase: METETDKSVGLVQTRHMTFAEPPDELILESGARLGPITVAYETYGTLNAQRTNAVLICHALSGDAHVAGYHSEDDPKPGWWDNMVGPGKGIDTDRYFVICSNILGGCKGTTGPGSVNPATGRPYGLSFPVITVGDMVSVQRELVLRLGIDSLLCVVGGSLGGMQALEWATRHADMCRSVMLIATTHLTGAQQIAFDAVGRSAIQADPGFEEGAYPPSAGPRKGLAIARMMAHITYLSDLSMNRKFGRTLRNAERFGFSMESEFNVETYLDYQGERFVNRFDANTYLYTTKAMDYFDISAGFSSLDESLARAKARALVISFTSDWLFPPYQSREMVYALARAGRDVSFCNVQSDYGHDAFLLEVETISRLAAGFLDNAMHPERVCTNCHRPCTREKEGNGGLNIFDAQHRVDHDMIVDLVRENSRVLDIGCGSGQLLCQLMRKKNVRACGLEVDEEEVVRCVESGITIIQGDVENGLAPLPDDSFDYVVLSMTLQVLERPAEALQEMLRVGRQCIVSFPNFGYWRARCKTFFTGQTPVTPLLPYQWYDTPNRHVVTINDFREFCQKMGIRIDREMALSGDGTVTFMPNLRADEALYVLSKKR
- a CDS encoding divalent metal cation transporter is translated as MAETTERKDLNISVNTRIERDRQLINDARARGKGPLFGVFVRLSGPGWLQSAITLGGGTLSNSLYLAVLTGFTFLWLQPLAMAVGIVMLSAISYFTLSTGERPLRAINKHINPVLGWGWLLASMAANIVWSMPQFALGLASLTKMLFPQILGTAGPLGANGRLVAALCILAVNILFLSLYSSGGKGMKIFETIIKCMVALTVLCFFGVVFVITKNGLADWREYVGGFIPRFNMMFEPGPKFLPFLADVPEQFRPFWTTKILSDQRDFIISAFATAVGINMTFLFPYSMLRKGWDRDFRGLAIFDLSTGLFIPFMIATSCVVIAAGAQLHAKPQAGLVSTVDAQGNTIKVDESLVKGYNGLLAARVKSEAGADLAPAEIEARSLALPESEKLMAAMLVRRDAPQLAASLEPLAGPTIARYVFGIGILGMGLSAATMLMIINSLCFCELLNRPAKGWPQFIGGAMTSVSLFVMLAWDGALMAVATPTSIFCMTLLPLAYVSFFLLMNQKKVLKDAMPTGGKRVLWNVLMSIAVFCSFFGGLWGIYGKVGMNWTIGIIAVFTVLVAAGHFYRKSHQSD